A genomic segment from Neodiprion lecontei isolate iyNeoLeco1 chromosome 1, iyNeoLeco1.1, whole genome shotgun sequence encodes:
- the LOC107222693 gene encoding chromatin assembly factor 1 p55 subunit codes for MGDKDGETFDDAVEERVINEEYKIWKKNTPFLYDLVMTHALEWPSLTAQWLPDVTRPEGKDYSVHRLILGTHTSDEQNHLLIASVQLPNEDAQFDASHYDNEKGEFGGFGSVSGKIEIEIKINHEGEVNRARYMPQNPCVIATKTPSSDVLVFDYTKHPSKPDPNGECHPDLRLRGHQKEGYGLSWNPNLNGYLLSASDDHTICLWDINATPKEHRVIDAKTIFTGHTAVVEDVAWHLLHESLFGSVADDQKLMIWDTRCNNTSKPSHTVDAHTAEVNCLSFNPYSEFILATGSADKTVALWDLRNLKLKLHSFESHKDEIFQVQWSPHNETILASSGTDRRLHVWDLSKIGEEQSTEDAEDGPPELLFIHGGHTAKISDFSWNPNEPWVICSVSEDNIMQVWQMAENIYNDEEPDTPASELEGGAS; via the exons aaacaTTTGACGATGCGGTTGAGGAACGTGTCATCAATGAAGAGTACAAaatatggaagaaaaatactccCTTTCTGTACGATCTTGTAATGACTCATGCCCTGGAGTGGCCCTCCCTTACAGCTCAATGGTTGCCTGATGTTACAAGACCAGAAGGGAAAGATTATTCTGTGCACCGTCTTATTTTGGGTACTCATACTTCCGATGAACAAAACCACTTGCTAATTGCCAGCGTACAGTTACCCAATGAGGATGCACAGTTCGATGCTTCTCATTACGACAATGAGAAAGGAGAGTTTGGAGGATTTGGATCTGTCagtggaaaaattgaaatcgagATAAAAATCAATCACGAAGGTGAAGTCAACAGGGCACGTTACATGCCGCAAAATCCATGCGTCATTGCTACAAAAACTCCCTCCAGTGACGTACTAGTATTTGACTATACCAAGCATCCCAGCAAACCCGATCCAAACGGTGAATGCCATCCAGATCTCag GTTGCGTGGACATCAAAAAGAAGGATACGGCTTGTCGTGGAATCCAAACCTGAACGGCTACTTGTTGAGCGCATCTGACGATCACACTATATGCTTGTGGGACATCAATGCAACACCTAAAGAGCATAGAGTAATCGATGCCAAGACTATATTTACTGGTCACACAGCTGTGGTGGAAGATGTCGCTTGGCATTTGCTCCACGAGTCCTTGTTTGGATCAGTAGCTGATGACCAAAAACTTATGATTTGGGATACAAG ATGTAATAACACAAGTAAGCCGAGCCATACTGTGGATGCTCATACAGCAGAAGTAAACTGTCTGAGTTTCAACCCTTACTCGGAATTTATATTAGCCACAGGCAGTGCTGACAAGACGGTAGCTCTGTGGGATCTGAGAAATTTGAAGTTGAAGCTTCACTCATTCGAGTCCCATAAAGACGAAATTTTCCAAGTACAATGGTCACCGCACAATGAGACAATTTTGGCTAGCAGCGGAACCGACAGACGCTTACATGTTTGGGATCTGAGTAAGATCGGAGAAGAACAGTCCACTGAAGATGCTGAAGATGGACCACCCGAATTACTG ttCATTCATGGTGGACATACAGCCAAAATAAGTGACTTCTCTTGGAACCCCAATGAGCCATGGGTTATTTGTTCTGTGTCAGAAGACAACATAATGCAAGTTTGGCAAATGGCTGAGAACATTTACAATGACGAAGAACCAGATACGCCTGCAAGTGAGCTTGAGGGTGGAGCGTCATAA